Proteins co-encoded in one Acidobacteriota bacterium genomic window:
- a CDS encoding cold shock domain-containing protein, which produces MSKAIGKVKWFNNAKGYGFIEQPGEQDIFVHYSAIGGDGYKTLIQGQEVEFEVTDGPKGPQAENVMKVA; this is translated from the coding sequence ATGTCAAAAGCTATCGGCAAGGTCAAATGGTTTAACAACGCAAAGGGCTACGGATTTATTGAGCAGCCCGGCGAACAGGATATTTTCGTTCATTACAGCGCCATTGGCGGTGACGGGTACAAAACCCTGATCCAGGGCCAGGAAGTTGAGTTCGAAGTAACCGACGGTCCAAAAGGGCCTCAGGCCGAGAACGTGATGAAAGTCGCGTAG
- a CDS encoding L-seryl-tRNA(Sec) selenium transferase encodes MPSASAPNSVLRNLPSVDEVLRSETGSAIISAAGERHAAVLARAVIAELRSEISSDPSSELSKYDLLCNAESKLSEAWRLERLAGSHRVINATGVVIHTNLGRAPLSENARMAIADAAGYCTLEYDINTGKRGRRGQRAEELLAELTGAESVLIVNNCAAAAFFVLTGFGFGGEVIISRGEMVEIGGDFRVPDVLTQSGAVLREVGTTNRTKLADYEKAINEQTRVILRVHPSNYRIVGFTSMPGLDELADLAHRSGIVLYEDIGSGALIDLSGLGLTDEPQVNVSIAAGVDIVTFSGDKLLGGPQSGIIAGKAEYIERLRKHPLYRALRVDKLTYAALEATLEVYRRGSEADDVPVLRMLSMTKAEIRERAERFVNSAVAASEDPRDSASQISDLKFEIVDGVSAVGGGAAPNVTPETALIAVSHTHLSASRLEFALRNAPTPIITRIVDDRVMIDLRTVGEGEEAELAAALLSV; translated from the coding sequence ATGCCATCAGCCTCAGCTCCAAATTCCGTGCTTCGTAATCTGCCCTCCGTCGATGAGGTGCTGCGTTCAGAGACCGGTTCCGCGATCATCTCGGCCGCCGGCGAGAGACATGCCGCAGTGCTTGCCCGTGCTGTGATCGCGGAACTGCGGAGCGAAATTTCGTCAGATCCAAGCTCGGAGCTTTCAAAATACGACCTTCTTTGCAATGCGGAGAGCAAATTATCAGAAGCCTGGAGACTTGAACGGTTGGCCGGCAGCCATCGTGTTATTAACGCCACAGGTGTCGTCATTCACACCAATCTCGGCCGTGCTCCGCTCTCGGAGAACGCACGTATGGCGATCGCCGATGCCGCCGGTTACTGCACGCTCGAATATGACATCAATACCGGCAAACGCGGCAGACGCGGCCAGCGGGCTGAGGAATTGCTGGCTGAACTGACCGGAGCCGAGAGCGTTTTGATCGTCAATAATTGTGCCGCAGCGGCGTTTTTTGTGCTGACAGGGTTCGGTTTCGGCGGCGAGGTGATCATCTCGCGGGGGGAAATGGTCGAGATCGGCGGTGATTTCCGCGTGCCGGATGTTCTCACCCAATCCGGAGCGGTTCTTCGCGAGGTCGGGACGACAAATCGCACAAAACTTGCTGATTACGAAAAGGCGATCAATGAGCAGACTCGCGTGATCCTCCGGGTTCATCCGTCGAATTACCGCATTGTCGGATTCACCTCAATGCCGGGCCTGGACGAACTCGCCGATCTGGCACATCGATCCGGGATCGTGCTGTACGAAGACATTGGATCGGGAGCGTTGATCGACCTCAGCGGCCTCGGGCTGACAGACGAGCCGCAGGTGAATGTCTCGATCGCGGCGGGTGTCGATATCGTTACATTCAGCGGCGACAAACTCCTCGGCGGCCCACAATCCGGCATCATTGCCGGTAAGGCTGAATATATTGAACGCTTACGAAAACATCCGCTGTACAGGGCATTGCGGGTCGATAAACTGACCTACGCGGCGCTCGAAGCAACGCTCGAGGTATATCGCAGAGGCTCCGAGGCCGATGACGTTCCGGTGTTGCGGATGCTGTCGATGACCAAGGCCGAAATTCGGGAAAGAGCAGAGCGATTCGTCAACTCGGCTGTCGCTGCTTCTGAAGATCCGCGGGATTCGGCATCTCAAATTTCAGATCTGAAATTTGAAATTGTCGATGGCGTTTCCGCCGTCGGCGGCGGAGCTGCGCCAAATGTGACGCCGGAAACCGCTTTGATAGCTGTTAGTCATACTCATTTGTCCGCTTCGCGATTGGAATTCGCACTGCGTAATGCTCCTACACCGATCATTACCCGAATTGTTGACGACCGCGTGATGATCGACCTCCGGACGGTGGGCGAAGGTGAGGAAGCGGAGCTGGCAGCGGCCTTACTAAGCGTGTGA
- the serC gene encoding 3-phosphoserine/phosphohydroxythreonine transaminase, translating to MTYRVFNFSAGPAAIPLPVLERAQAELLSVNGIGMSVMEISHRSTQFEAILAGAEQGLRDVLNVPDNFRILFMQGGASMQFSMIPINFLGADQTADYVITGFWGRKALVEAQRCGNVNVIYTSAESGYRTTPGQAELNFSPDARYVHYVANETIEGVEFQYDIEGAGIPVICDMSSNIMSKPVDFDKFAMVYNGAQKNIGPSGIAVVFIREDMLEIIPQGLHSLLDYRNVAANDSMANTPNTWAIYIVGLVCDWLKEQGGLAAMQKRNIEKAGLLYNALDTSDGYFTGHANHDVRSMMNVTFKLPTPELDEKFCAEAEQNGLDGLRGHRSLGGIRASIYNAFPREGVTALVDFMQDFAQKNG from the coding sequence ATGACCTACAGAGTTTTCAATTTCAGTGCCGGCCCGGCGGCGATACCGCTTCCAGTTCTAGAACGGGCACAGGCCGAGCTTCTTTCAGTCAACGGCATCGGAATGAGCGTGATGGAGATCAGCCACCGCTCGACGCAGTTCGAAGCCATCCTCGCGGGAGCCGAACAAGGCCTTCGCGACGTTCTGAACGTGCCCGACAATTTCCGCATTTTGTTTATGCAGGGTGGGGCGTCGATGCAGTTCTCGATGATACCGATCAATTTTCTGGGTGCGGACCAAACAGCCGATTACGTCATCACCGGTTTCTGGGGCCGCAAAGCCCTTGTCGAGGCCCAGCGTTGCGGCAACGTCAACGTGATCTACACCTCCGCCGAAAGCGGCTATCGTACGACGCCGGGTCAGGCCGAGCTGAATTTCAGTCCGGATGCACGCTACGTCCATTACGTCGCGAACGAGACCATCGAGGGAGTTGAGTTTCAATACGACATCGAGGGCGCCGGCATTCCGGTCATCTGCGATATGTCGTCAAATATCATGTCGAAACCGGTAGATTTCGATAAATTCGCGATGGTTTACAACGGCGCCCAAAAGAATATCGGCCCGAGCGGTATCGCTGTCGTTTTCATCCGCGAAGATATGCTCGAGATCATCCCGCAAGGCCTGCATTCGCTGCTCGATTACCGTAATGTTGCTGCCAATGATTCGATGGCGAATACGCCGAACACCTGGGCCATCTACATTGTCGGCCTCGTGTGCGATTGGCTCAAAGAGCAAGGCGGCCTCGCAGCGATGCAAAAGCGAAACATCGAAAAGGCCGGTCTGCTGTATAACGCGCTCGACACCAGCGACGGTTATTTCACCGGCCACGCGAACCACGATGTACGTTCCATGATGAACGTAACATTCAAACTGCCGACCCCGGAACTCGACGAAAAATTCTGCGCCGAAGCCGAACAAAATGGCCTCGACGGCCTACGCGGCCACCGCTCACTCGGCGGTATCCGAGCCTCGATCTACAACGCCTTCCCGAGAGAAGGCGTCACGGCATTGGTCGATTTTATGCAGGATTTCGCCCAAAAGAACGGATAA
- a CDS encoding carboxypeptidase regulatory-like domain-containing protein: MFRKSLISFIFAGIVIFVGGVAIFAQNAPVTGTVEMLKADGTRVPVEGALVEVFRTDIKASSPPAKTNKRGEFNFAGLQLGWTFILSVSAPGAAPTYLTNVKAGQERLLITMNPGDGSKMAEADVRAQAAKPKVAAGSPEAVQNTEEMKKAQAEYESKKKEVEEKNKKAQQTNEIVTAALKAGNEAFSAKNMDLAITKYDEGIAADPLYVGSAPIFYNNRGIALRTRGVDSYNVGIKAGSDVTAKVEAFNKAKKDFADAAAGYLNSWKVLKDAPATDITDKANYDSNKMGTLRGSVEVFQMAVRTEQVDPSVIEVAKVMIPEYQANEPDAAKKAAASLALADLYRVVGDSDNAIVAYKAILETTPDNPDALVGAGLSLVNIGYINNDKTKLQEGSNLLQKFVGIAPDTNKFKADAVALIETLKKEQNVTPQKVTTPAKKKP, translated from the coding sequence ATGTTTCGCAAGTCATTAATTTCATTCATTTTTGCCGGCATCGTTATTTTTGTCGGCGGTGTCGCCATTTTTGCCCAGAATGCCCCGGTAACCGGCACCGTCGAAATGCTAAAGGCCGATGGTACGCGAGTTCCGGTTGAGGGAGCATTGGTTGAGGTTTTTAGAACCGACATCAAGGCGAGTTCGCCGCCCGCAAAGACGAATAAGCGTGGTGAATTCAACTTCGCCGGCCTTCAGCTCGGCTGGACGTTCATTCTATCCGTCTCGGCACCGGGTGCGGCACCGACCTATCTGACGAACGTCAAAGCCGGACAGGAACGCCTCCTGATCACAATGAATCCCGGTGACGGCAGCAAGATGGCTGAGGCTGATGTAAGGGCCCAGGCAGCTAAGCCGAAGGTGGCGGCCGGAAGTCCGGAAGCGGTTCAGAACACCGAGGAAATGAAGAAGGCTCAGGCTGAATACGAGTCCAAAAAGAAAGAGGTCGAGGAAAAGAACAAGAAAGCCCAGCAGACCAACGAGATCGTTACCGCTGCTCTCAAGGCCGGCAACGAAGCTTTCTCCGCCAAGAACATGGACCTTGCGATCACGAAGTATGATGAAGGCATCGCAGCCGATCCGCTTTACGTCGGCAGCGCACCGATCTTTTACAACAACCGCGGCATCGCCCTGAGAACCAGAGGCGTTGACAGCTACAACGTCGGCATCAAAGCCGGATCTGATGTAACTGCCAAGGTCGAAGCATTTAACAAAGCTAAGAAAGATTTTGCGGACGCGGCGGCCGGATACTTGAACTCGTGGAAGGTTCTCAAGGATGCACCGGCTACCGATATTACCGACAAAGCGAACTACGACAGCAATAAGATGGGAACGCTCCGCGGCTCTGTCGAGGTATTCCAGATGGCGGTACGCACCGAGCAGGTCGATCCAAGTGTGATCGAAGTAGCTAAGGTCATGATCCCGGAATATCAGGCGAATGAGCCGGATGCCGCAAAAAAGGCCGCTGCGAGCCTGGCTCTTGCAGACCTTTATCGCGTAGTCGGCGATTCGGACAATGCTATCGTCGCCTACAAGGCTATCCTGGAAACAACGCCGGATAACCCTGATGCACTTGTCGGAGCGGGATTGAGCCTCGTCAACATTGGCTATATCAACAACGATAAGACCAAGCTGCAGGAAGGATCAAATCTCCTCCAGAAATTCGTCGGCATCGCGCCGGACACGAACAAATTCAAAGCCGACGCGGTTGCTTTGATCGAAACGCTGAAGAAAGAACAGAACGTCACGCCGCAGAAGGTAACGACGCCGGCAAAGAAAAAGCCATAG
- a CDS encoding GNAT family N-acetyltransferase: MEPGDIPGVLELLKEFAEYEKLSEYCTATAERFYAALFGADAMVEGLVARSGDMLAGYALFYPNFSSFRGERGMHLEDIYLKPEFQGGGNGKAMLKEIARITADRGFDRIDFQVLDWNTPAIEFYKKLGAVSNDEETHFKFAGEAFTALGT, translated from the coding sequence ATGGAACCCGGCGACATTCCGGGCGTTTTGGAGCTTCTAAAGGAATTTGCCGAGTACGAAAAGCTGAGCGAGTATTGCACGGCAACGGCGGAACGGTTTTACGCCGCCTTGTTTGGAGCCGATGCGATGGTTGAGGGCTTGGTCGCCCGGAGTGGCGATATGCTGGCAGGCTACGCACTTTTCTATCCAAATTTCTCCAGCTTTCGCGGTGAACGCGGGATGCATCTCGAGGATATCTATCTAAAGCCGGAATTCCAGGGCGGTGGAAACGGGAAGGCGATGCTGAAGGAGATCGCCCGTATTACTGCTGATCGCGGCTTTGATCGCATCGATTTTCAGGTTTTGGATTGGAATACGCCGGCGATCGAGTTTTATAAGAAACTCGGGGCGGTCAGCAATGATGAGGAAACGCACTTTAAGTTCGCGGGTGAGGCGTTTACAGCCCTTGGAACTTAG
- a CDS encoding ATP-binding protein, translated as MNAAVIELPATQTSNQILQKILDTTREGVIVVDSTMRIAHCNVPAAVAFARDGGLELETKRLSEVIRDLDLHEAFRKAIVSQISSDVRLELPTAEKRKFDVHIAPIELSGENFSIGFFYETTQIDRLEMVRQEFLSNISHELRTPLTSILAFVETLEDGGIDDKENNLHFLNVIRRNAERMHSLIADILELSLIESGNVAVNIREIRLHTAVQDVMNTLSAKAKEREIALRNLVPEQAVIFADSVRLEQMLTNLIDNAIKFNRHSGSVTVDFDQADGRDVISVEDTGEGILPEHAQRIFERFYRADRARSREIGGTGLGLAIVKHLARLHGGEVAVTSTLGSGTTFRIELPS; from the coding sequence ATGAATGCCGCCGTGATCGAGCTGCCTGCAACGCAGACCTCGAACCAGATACTGCAAAAAATACTCGACACGACACGCGAAGGCGTGATCGTGGTCGACTCTACAATGCGGATCGCTCACTGTAACGTACCGGCGGCGGTGGCGTTTGCCCGTGACGGCGGGCTGGAACTTGAGACAAAACGCCTCAGCGAGGTGATCCGCGACCTGGACCTGCACGAAGCTTTTCGCAAAGCGATAGTCTCTCAAATATCGAGCGATGTCCGCCTCGAATTGCCGACCGCCGAAAAGCGAAAATTTGACGTTCACATTGCACCGATCGAGCTCAGCGGCGAGAATTTTTCGATCGGATTCTTTTACGAAACCACCCAGATCGACCGGCTCGAGATGGTCCGTCAGGAATTTCTTTCAAACATCTCGCACGAGCTGCGAACGCCGCTTACCTCGATCCTCGCCTTTGTCGAAACGCTCGAGGACGGCGGTATCGACGACAAAGAGAATAACCTCCATTTCCTCAACGTCATCCGTCGGAACGCCGAGCGGATGCACAGCTTGATCGCTGATATCCTCGAGCTTTCGCTGATCGAATCAGGCAATGTCGCCGTCAATATCCGCGAAATTCGGCTGCACACTGCCGTGCAGGACGTGATGAATACCCTCTCGGCAAAGGCGAAAGAACGCGAGATCGCCCTCCGAAATCTGGTGCCGGAGCAAGCGGTGATATTCGCGGATTCCGTTCGGCTCGAACAAATGCTAACGAATCTGATCGACAACGCGATCAAATTTAATCGTCACAGCGGCTCAGTTACGGTCGATTTTGACCAGGCAGATGGCCGTGACGTAATATCTGTCGAGGATACCGGCGAAGGCATTTTGCCGGAACATGCACAAAGGATCTTTGAGAGATTTTATCGGGCGGACCGAGCCCGTTCGCGCGAGATCGGCGGCACCGGCCTTGGCCTCGCGATCGTCAAACACCTTGCCCGTCTGCACGGCGGCGAGGTCGCGGTGACATCAACACTCGGCTCTGGAACGACCTTCAGGATCGAACTGCCTTCTTAA
- a CDS encoding response regulator transcription factor translates to MQHTILIIEDDADIAEGLQYNLKREGFRTLIAESGEKGLRLALDEKNRPSLILLDLMLPGMSGMELCRRLRRESLTEKTPVIMLTAKAAEGDKILGLDTGADDYIIKPFSIKEVIARVRSVLRRVDTETSPTYSDPQLTVDFADMRVTCTDRAVKLTRKEFALLEHLIQNSGRVASRQQLLDNVWGYSYFGDTRTLDVHIRRLRQKLDECGSCIETVVGVGYRFIGCK, encoded by the coding sequence ATGCAGCATACAATTCTGATCATCGAAGATGATGCGGACATAGCTGAAGGGTTGCAGTACAACCTCAAGCGCGAGGGTTTTCGCACATTGATCGCCGAGTCAGGTGAGAAGGGTTTGCGTCTCGCTCTCGACGAAAAGAACCGGCCTTCGCTGATCCTGCTCGATCTGATGCTTCCCGGAATGAGCGGCATGGAACTCTGCCGCCGTCTTCGCCGCGAATCCCTCACCGAAAAAACGCCAGTCATCATGCTTACCGCCAAAGCAGCCGAAGGAGACAAGATCCTTGGCCTCGATACCGGAGCCGATGATTACATCATCAAACCGTTCTCGATCAAAGAAGTGATAGCCCGCGTACGTTCCGTTCTGCGGCGGGTCGACACGGAAACTTCGCCAACCTACTCTGACCCTCAGTTGACCGTCGACTTTGCTGACATGCGGGTCACGTGCACGGATCGTGCGGTTAAGCTCACGCGAAAAGAATTTGCCCTGCTCGAGCATTTGATCCAAAACTCCGGCCGCGTTGCCTCGCGTCAGCAGCTGCTCGACAACGTCTGGGGCTACAGCTATTTCGGCGACACCCGTACGCTCGACGTCCACATCCGGCGCCTCCGGCAAAAGCTGGATGAATGCGGCTCATGTATTGAAACCGTAGTCGGCGTGGGTTATCGTTTTATCGGATGTAAGTAA